A single genomic interval of Lacrimispora sphenoides JCM 1415 harbors:
- a CDS encoding cobyrinate a,c-diamide synthase — MDNFYPRLMLAAPKSGSGKTMMTCGLLNALLLRKLSCRSFKCGPDYIDPMFHKYVLGIEGGNLDTYFLDKEQVREQFLDQARGAGISVIEGVMGYYDGVGGDTTQASSYEVACALDVPVVLVLDCKGASLSLAAVVKGFLEYKENSRIKGVILNRTSSVMAERLKPAMEELGVHVYGYLPECEEGALDSRHLGLVLPGEQKGLKDQLNQLAMKLETTIDINGLIKLAQAAKTLPPLQGGLKSQVFQAPQGEEVLIGLALDEAFCFYYQENLGLLKEMGAKLIPFSPIHDNRLPSGICGLLLGGGYPELYCRELSENESMLREIRQASERGIPILAECGGFLYLHEQLETKDHKTYPMSGIIKGKAFPTERLLRFGYFEAFPNADTPFLKKGESIRGHEFHYWDSTNNGSCMEAKKPGGKKSWGCVHGEGNLLAGFPHFYYPSNPVLPKRFVEACKGFMKGEE, encoded by the coding sequence TTGGATAATTTCTATCCCAGACTGATGCTTGCGGCCCCTAAAAGCGGCAGCGGAAAGACCATGATGACCTGTGGGCTTTTAAATGCATTACTTTTAAGGAAGCTGTCCTGCCGCTCTTTTAAATGCGGTCCGGATTACATTGATCCCATGTTTCATAAATATGTGCTTGGCATTGAGGGTGGAAATCTGGATACATATTTCCTGGATAAAGAGCAGGTCAGGGAACAGTTTTTGGACCAGGCAAGAGGAGCAGGGATTTCCGTCATTGAGGGTGTTATGGGATATTATGACGGGGTGGGAGGAGACACCACCCAGGCTAGCTCCTATGAGGTGGCATGCGCCCTTGATGTGCCGGTGGTCCTGGTTTTAGACTGCAAGGGAGCCAGCCTGTCCCTTGCCGCGGTGGTGAAAGGCTTCCTGGAATATAAGGAAAACAGCCGCATAAAGGGCGTGATCTTAAACCGGACATCATCTGTCATGGCAGAACGGCTGAAACCGGCCATGGAAGAGCTGGGGGTACATGTTTACGGATATTTGCCGGAATGTGAGGAGGGGGCTTTGGACAGCCGCCACTTAGGGCTGGTTCTGCCAGGAGAACAAAAGGGTCTTAAAGATCAGCTGAATCAGCTGGCTATGAAGCTGGAGACCACGATAGATATCAATGGACTGATAAAGCTGGCCCAGGCTGCCAAGACTTTGCCGCCTCTTCAAGGTGGATTAAAAAGTCAGGTTTTCCAGGCACCCCAGGGAGAAGAAGTGCTTATAGGACTTGCCTTAGATGAGGCTTTCTGCTTTTATTATCAGGAGAACTTAGGGCTTTTAAAAGAGATGGGGGCAAAGCTCATACCCTTTAGCCCGATCCACGATAATAGGCTGCCTTCAGGAATTTGCGGCCTTTTGCTTGGCGGCGGATATCCGGAGCTTTATTGCCGGGAGCTTTCGGAGAATGAATCCATGCTCCGGGAAATAAGGCAGGCGTCAGAACGCGGCATTCCCATACTGGCTGAGTGCGGAGGATTCCTGTATCTTCATGAACAGCTGGAAACAAAGGACCATAAAACATATCCCATGTCCGGTATTATAAAAGGAAAGGCATTCCCTACAGAACGGTTGTTAAGGTTTGGTTATTTTGAGGCATTTCCCAATGCGGATACCCCATTTTTGAAAAAGGGCGAGTCCATCCGGGGGCATGAATTCCATTATTGGGACAGCACGAATAACGGATCTTGTATGGAAGCAAAGAAACCAGGCGGGAAAAAAAGCTGGGGCTGCGTTCATGGGGAAGGAAATCTCCTGGCAGGCTTTCCCCATTTTTATTACCCTTCCAACCCTGTACTGCCAAAGCGTTTTGTGGAGGCCTGTAAAGGATTCATGAAAGGGGAAGAATAA
- the cbiT gene encoding precorrin-6Y C5,15-methyltransferase (decarboxylating) subunit CbiT, producing the protein MRDELFIRGDVPMTKSEVRAVSISKLELEPDSVLYDIGAGTGSVSIEASRYLTEGRVYAIEKKAEAVDLIKANKERFGASCLEIVEGTAPEALDALEAPTHVFIGGTSGTMDQVLSLVLKKNPGTRIVINVIALESLAEILSWLKRHSVKAEIVQVQISKGREAGDYHLMMGQNPVYVVSFGGEGRNDIG; encoded by the coding sequence ATGAGAGATGAACTGTTTATCCGGGGAGATGTGCCCATGACGAAAAGTGAGGTCAGGGCTGTTTCCATATCAAAGCTGGAACTGGAACCTGACTCCGTCCTGTATGATATAGGGGCTGGAACCGGTTCCGTATCCATAGAAGCGTCCCGGTATCTCACAGAAGGCCGGGTATATGCAATTGAAAAGAAGGCGGAAGCAGTAGATCTTATAAAGGCCAATAAGGAAAGATTTGGAGCAAGCTGCCTGGAAATCGTTGAAGGAACCGCACCTGAGGCATTAGACGCTCTTGAAGCCCCTACTCACGTATTCATCGGAGGAACTTCCGGCACCATGGATCAAGTACTATCCCTGGTTTTAAAGAAGAATCCAGGGACCAGGATTGTAATCAATGTAATTGCTCTGGAGTCCCTTGCAGAAATCCTTTCCTGGCTGAAAAGGCATTCTGTCAAAGCAGAAATCGTTCAGGTTCAGATATCCAAAGGAAGGGAAGCGGGGGATTACCATCTGATGATGGGGCAGAATCCGGTTTATGTGGTTTCCTTTGGCGGGGAAGGGAGGAACGATATTGGATAA
- the cobK gene encoding precorrin-6A reductase — translation MCRVLIFGGTTEGRILAEYCHEKKIYAWVSVATGYGRSVLLESQYLHIHEKPMTAHEMEGFIGKNGITLVLDATHPYATLASENIRTACNHTGTSCIRIVRESSEDLKPGDQGEGTVLWVSDLEEAVLSLQKIPGNILVTTGSKELSAFTKLDSWEERVFARVLPGLSVISACEQLGVKGKHLIAMQGPFTAEMNRAMIRQYDISCLVTKEAGHAGGFPEKMEAAAECGITAVVIGRPGKEEGMTVREAKKLLSDYKEEKAQSQAMPELQIRTEKRTVSLIGTGMGGEDQMTVKAWKELQQCDVIFGAERMLSGISPAVPRAVKIPFYTSKDILPCLDAHEEYARIGILYSGDTGFYSGTKKMAEALAREPYCQRYDTVVLPGISSVSYLCSRLKTDWEDVRLVSLHGRTCDIIKELTLNPRVFALLDGTNTVKSLCRLLKEQGFHEVRLSVGERLSYPDERITVGTPEELEGQDFDRLSAVLIER, via the coding sequence ATGTGTAGAGTTTTAATATTTGGAGGCACCACGGAGGGCCGGATCCTGGCGGAATACTGCCATGAAAAGAAGATATATGCATGGGTCAGTGTGGCTACCGGATATGGAAGGTCAGTACTTTTGGAAAGTCAGTATCTCCACATTCATGAGAAACCCATGACTGCCCATGAGATGGAAGGTTTTATCGGGAAAAACGGCATCACTCTTGTACTTGATGCCACTCACCCCTATGCCACGCTTGCAAGTGAGAACATACGAACCGCCTGCAACCATACAGGAACTTCCTGCATAAGGATTGTAAGAGAATCTTCCGAAGATTTAAAGCCGGGTGATCAGGGGGAAGGAACGGTTCTGTGGGTCAGTGACTTAGAGGAAGCGGTCCTTTCCTTACAAAAAATACCTGGAAATATTCTTGTCACAACAGGAAGCAAGGAGCTTTCCGCCTTTACCAAACTGGACTCCTGGGAAGAACGGGTTTTTGCCAGAGTCCTTCCCGGCCTGTCCGTAATCTCTGCCTGTGAGCAGCTGGGAGTTAAGGGGAAACATTTGATTGCCATGCAAGGCCCTTTTACCGCCGAGATGAACCGGGCCATGATAAGACAGTATGACATTAGCTGTCTGGTGACGAAAGAAGCCGGCCATGCGGGAGGTTTTCCGGAAAAGATGGAGGCAGCGGCAGAATGCGGGATAACCGCAGTTGTCATAGGAAGGCCTGGAAAAGAAGAAGGAATGACTGTCAGGGAGGCTAAAAAGCTTTTATCCGATTATAAAGAGGAGAAGGCCCAGTCTCAGGCAATGCCAGAGCTTCAGATCCGGACTGAGAAGAGAACGGTATCCCTGATCGGAACCGGCATGGGCGGAGAGGATCAGATGACCGTAAAGGCGTGGAAGGAATTGCAGCAATGCGATGTGATCTTCGGTGCAGAGCGGATGCTCTCCGGCATCTCTCCTGCAGTTCCCCGTGCCGTTAAAATACCCTTTTATACAAGTAAGGACATTCTGCCCTGTCTTGATGCGCATGAGGAGTATGCCAGGATCGGAATCCTGTATTCCGGTGACACAGGCTTTTACAGCGGGACCAAAAAGATGGCGGAAGCATTGGCCAGGGAACCATATTGTCAAAGATATGACACGGTGGTTCTGCCGGGAATCTCATCGGTTTCTTATTTGTGCTCCCGGCTGAAAACGGACTGGGAGGATGTGCGGCTTGTGAGCCTTCATGGCCGGACCTGCGATATAATAAAGGAATTAACCCTTAATCCCAGGGTATTTGCCTTATTGGACGGAACCAATACGGTGAAAAGTCTGTGCCGACTTCTTAAGGAACAGGGATTTCATGAAGTCAGGCTGTCCGTAGGCGAGCGGCTTTCCTATCCGGATGAACGGATAACCGTTGGAACCCCGGAAGAGCTGGAAGGGCAGGATTTTGATAGGCTGTCTGCTGTGTTAATAGAGAGGTAA
- the cobJ gene encoding precorrin-3B C(17)-methyltransferase, producing MTKSGKLYVVGIGPGSYEDMTIRAIKALEESEVIVGYTVYIDLIKEHFPDKEMLTTPMRREQERCLMAIEEAKKGKTTAMVCSGDSGVYGMSGLILEMARPEEDLEIEIIPGVTAALSGGAVLGAPLGHDFAVISLSDLLTPMELIKDRLKASAQADMVICLYNPSSKKRAGYLKRACEIVMEYKSRSTICGLVKNIGREEEEMAVMTLEALRDTQTDMFTTVYIGNSMTKVINGRMVTPRGYKNV from the coding sequence ATGACAAAGTCAGGAAAACTTTACGTGGTAGGAATCGGACCAGGTTCCTACGAGGATATGACCATAAGGGCCATTAAGGCCCTGGAAGAGAGTGAGGTCATTGTAGGGTATACTGTATACATAGATTTGATCAAGGAGCATTTTCCGGATAAGGAGATGCTTACTACGCCGATGCGCAGGGAGCAGGAGCGTTGTTTGATGGCCATTGAGGAAGCAAAAAAGGGAAAAACCACAGCCATGGTATGCAGCGGAGATTCAGGTGTTTACGGCATGAGCGGATTGATCCTCGAGATGGCCCGGCCAGAAGAAGACCTTGAGATTGAGATCATACCCGGAGTGACTGCGGCCTTAAGCGGAGGTGCGGTTTTAGGCGCTCCTCTGGGCCATGATTTTGCGGTTATCAGTTTAAGCGATCTGCTCACTCCCATGGAATTAATTAAAGACAGGCTTAAGGCTTCTGCCCAGGCAGACATGGTCATCTGTCTTTATAATCCTTCCAGTAAAAAGAGGGCCGGTTATTTGAAACGGGCCTGTGAGATCGTAATGGAATACAAAAGCAGGTCAACCATCTGCGGCCTTGTAAAAAATATTGGCAGGGAAGAGGAAGAAATGGCGGTCATGACTCTGGAAGCACTAAGAGATACCCAGACAGATATGTTTACCACCGTTTATATAGGAAATTCCATGACAAAAGTGATCAATGGCAGAATGGTAACACCGCGAGGATATAAAAATGTGTAG
- a CDS encoding cobalt-precorrin 5A hydrolase, with translation MMKLSIICFTEAGARLSVKLVKELLKAGQPCEAYGRSGLLKSCPDGDLMIPVSASLSEWTREQFLQKEGIVFIGAAGIAVRAIAPFLKSKAEDPAVVVMDDMGRFSISLLSGHLGGANELAERLAGIAGGQAVITTATDIHGRFAVDLFAKEQGLVITDLRKIKMISSAILKGETVGFHCDFPVSGKLPSGLIPGEASGANLWITMKESGKEESLNGSLKLVPRLLVLGIGCRKGVPAKTIEWVLDRFFKEWNLSPEALAACASIDLKKEEEGICQLAASKGVPYYTYPAVVLEETEGEFTSSSFVKQVTGVDNVCERAALACVKELGGGKLLVKKQAADGVTAAVAVRDWKVQLDPHNSLGGNL, from the coding sequence ATGATGAAGCTTTCGATCATCTGCTTTACGGAAGCAGGAGCCAGGCTCAGCGTAAAGCTGGTTAAAGAGTTATTAAAAGCAGGACAGCCTTGCGAAGCCTATGGACGGTCAGGGCTTCTTAAGTCCTGCCCTGACGGGGATCTCATGATCCCTGTTTCTGCATCCCTGTCAGAATGGACCAGGGAGCAGTTTTTACAGAAGGAAGGAATCGTGTTTATTGGAGCGGCTGGTATTGCAGTCCGGGCAATTGCCCCCTTTTTAAAGAGTAAGGCAGAAGACCCGGCTGTGGTGGTCATGGATGATATGGGCAGATTTTCCATTTCCCTTTTATCCGGTCACCTGGGAGGAGCCAATGAACTGGCAGAACGGCTGGCAGGAATAGCAGGCGGTCAGGCAGTTATAACCACTGCCACGGACATTCATGGAAGATTTGCAGTAGACTTATTTGCCAAGGAGCAGGGACTGGTCATTACAGATTTAAGAAAGATAAAAATGATTTCCTCAGCCATTCTTAAGGGTGAAACTGTAGGGTTTCACTGCGATTTTCCGGTTTCAGGAAAGCTTCCTTCCGGGCTTATCCCAGGGGAGGCTTCTGGTGCAAATCTTTGGATCACCATGAAGGAGAGCGGGAAAGAGGAGTCCCTTAATGGATCCTTAAAGCTGGTTCCAAGGCTTCTGGTTCTGGGAATCGGATGCAGAAAAGGGGTTCCTGCCAAAACCATAGAATGGGTTCTTGACCGGTTTTTCAAGGAATGGAACTTATCCCCGGAAGCACTGGCCGCGTGTGCCAGCATTGATTTAAAGAAGGAAGAAGAGGGCATCTGCCAGCTCGCTGCTTCTAAAGGAGTCCCGTATTACACTTATCCGGCGGTTGTGCTTGAGGAAACAGAAGGGGAATTTACTTCCTCCTCCTTTGTCAAGCAGGTCACCGGAGTTGATAATGTATGCGAACGGGCGGCCCTTGCCTGCGTAAAGGAATTGGGCGGCGGTAAATTGCTGGTAAAAAAGCAGGCGGCAGACGGGGTGACGGCAGCAGTGGCTGTCCGGGATTGGAAGGTGCAGCTAGATCCGCATAATTCATTAGGAGGTAACTTATGA
- the cobM gene encoding precorrin-4 C(11)-methyltransferase: MVHIVGAGPGAPDLITVRGKELLERADVIIYAGSLVNPALLEYRKTQCQVYDSAKMTLEEVIAVIAEAERQGKMTVRLHTGDPCIYGAIREQMDELEERGISYDVCPGVSSFCGAASSLKMEYTLPKITQSVIITRMAGRTPVPERESIASFAAHGATMVIFLSTGMLDQLSEELIKGGYLPDTPAAIVYKATWEDEKTISCTVESLSASARRENIKKTALILVGNAVAQNGYERSKLYDPVFTTEYRKGTGDE, from the coding sequence ATGGTACATATCGTAGGAGCAGGTCCGGGAGCGCCGGACTTAATTACAGTGAGAGGCAAGGAGCTGCTTGAGAGGGCGGATGTGATCATTTACGCAGGCTCTTTGGTAAACCCAGCCCTTTTGGAATACAGAAAAACCCAGTGTCAGGTTTATGACAGTGCCAAAATGACCCTTGAGGAAGTGATTGCGGTTATAGCGGAGGCGGAGCGGCAAGGAAAGATGACGGTAAGGCTCCATACCGGCGATCCCTGTATTTATGGCGCAATCAGAGAGCAGATGGATGAACTGGAGGAAAGAGGGATCTCTTATGATGTATGTCCGGGAGTCAGCTCTTTTTGCGGTGCAGCCTCCTCCCTTAAAATGGAATATACCCTTCCTAAAATCACCCAAAGCGTGATTATTACCCGCATGGCAGGCAGGACACCGGTGCCGGAGCGGGAATCCATCGCTTCCTTTGCGGCACATGGAGCTACTATGGTGATCTTTTTAAGCACCGGCATGCTGGATCAGCTGTCAGAGGAACTGATAAAGGGCGGTTATCTTCCGGATACTCCTGCCGCTATCGTCTATAAGGCCACCTGGGAGGACGAGAAGACCATAAGCTGTACGGTGGAAAGCTTAAGTGCAAGTGCCAGACGGGAGAATATAAAGAAGACAGCCCTGATTCTTGTGGGCAATGCGGTAGCCCAGAACGGCTATGAACGTTCCAAGCTTTATGACCCGGTTTTTACTACGGAATACCGGAAGGGAACGGGGGATGAATGA
- the cobI gene encoding precorrin-2 C(20)-methyltransferase: protein MAGIMYGIGVGPGDPELMTLKAVKRIRELNIIAIPHKNKEQCTAYQIARQAVPEIEEKECLHLHMPMTKDENVLKESHDQAARTVMEYLNRGEDVGFITLGDVSIYSTFTYLMERLWKEGYETRLESGIPSFCAVAAKLGIPLASGAEELHIIPASYQVRDALKLPGVKVLMKAGRQMEAVKRELKDCGASAVMVENCGMPDERIYRSLDEIPEDAGYYTLVIVR, encoded by the coding sequence ATGGCTGGAATCATGTACGGGATCGGTGTAGGGCCGGGAGATCCGGAGCTTATGACATTAAAAGCGGTAAAAAGGATCAGGGAATTAAATATCATTGCCATTCCCCATAAAAATAAAGAACAGTGTACGGCATATCAGATTGCAAGACAGGCAGTGCCGGAAATAGAAGAAAAAGAATGCCTTCATCTGCACATGCCCATGACAAAAGATGAAAATGTGCTTAAGGAAAGCCATGATCAGGCGGCCAGAACGGTAATGGAGTATTTAAACAGGGGAGAAGATGTGGGATTTATCACCCTGGGAGATGTAAGCATTTATTCCACCTTTACATATCTGATGGAACGGCTTTGGAAGGAAGGCTATGAAACCCGCTTAGAAAGCGGAATTCCATCCTTTTGCGCCGTAGCGGCAAAGCTTGGTATCCCTCTTGCATCAGGAGCAGAGGAGCTTCATATCATACCGGCCTCTTACCAGGTAAGAGATGCCTTAAAGCTGCCTGGAGTAAAAGTGCTTATGAAGGCCGGCAGGCAGATGGAAGCGGTGAAAAGAGAACTGAAAGACTGTGGGGCCAGCGCCGTGATGGTGGAAAACTGCGGAATGCCGGATGAACGGATTTATCGTTCCCTGGATGAGATTCCGGAAGATGCAGGCTATTATACTTTGGTGATTGTGAGGTAA
- the cbiD gene encoding cobalt-precorrin-5B (C(1))-methyltransferase CbiD: protein MEKQELRSGFTTGTCAAVAAKAAAAMLLTGSELQHMTLMTPKGRSADLPLFHVVLKQEKAVCAVKKDAGDDPDVTHQAMVFASVQYSYKNEEGQTGGIYRRDGEEGKDPLFLTAGEGIGWVTKPGLSCPVGMPAINPVPRDMIFCGVEEARKEAGFDGSLTITIWMPEGKKLAEKTFNSRLGIEGGLSILGTTGIVKPMSEEALIATIRLELHMKAVSGKKQVILVPGNYGEAFIQETLGLDLKDGVICSNFIGEALQSAGEEGFHQILFAGHIGKLIKTAGGVPNTHSKYGDRRMEILWDCTAPFSEDRDGLKEKILTANTMEEAAGILKSLGILEPVMKEVVDRIQGYMTLWSGGRKVEVVTFSTMYGILGMSRGAMELIGLFSGTESGRKEQEE from the coding sequence ATGGAAAAACAGGAATTAAGAAGCGGATTCACAACAGGAACCTGTGCCGCTGTTGCTGCCAAAGCAGCAGCGGCCATGCTGTTAACCGGGAGTGAATTACAGCATATGACACTTATGACGCCAAAAGGAAGGTCGGCTGATCTTCCTCTTTTTCATGTTGTCCTGAAACAGGAAAAGGCGGTATGCGCTGTTAAAAAGGATGCAGGAGATGATCCGGATGTAACACATCAGGCCATGGTGTTTGCCAGCGTTCAATATTCTTATAAAAACGAAGAAGGACAGACCGGGGGAATCTACCGCAGAGACGGAGAGGAGGGGAAAGACCCACTTTTTCTTACTGCCGGAGAAGGGATCGGCTGGGTGACAAAACCTGGATTATCCTGTCCTGTGGGCATGCCGGCCATTAATCCAGTTCCCCGTGACATGATCTTTTGCGGGGTGGAGGAAGCCAGAAAGGAAGCGGGCTTTGATGGTTCCTTAACAATTACCATCTGGATGCCGGAAGGAAAAAAACTGGCGGAGAAAACCTTTAATTCCAGGCTGGGAATTGAAGGTGGGCTTTCTATACTGGGAACAACAGGAATCGTTAAACCCATGAGTGAAGAGGCGCTGATTGCCACCATACGTCTGGAATTACATATGAAGGCGGTGTCAGGAAAGAAGCAGGTAATCCTGGTTCCGGGAAATTATGGGGAAGCTTTTATACAGGAAACACTTGGCCTTGACTTAAAGGATGGCGTGATCTGCAGCAATTTTATCGGAGAAGCTTTACAATCGGCAGGTGAGGAGGGATTTCACCAGATCCTGTTTGCAGGGCATATCGGGAAGCTGATTAAGACTGCAGGAGGTGTACCCAATACCCATTCCAAATATGGGGACCGCCGTATGGAAATATTGTGGGACTGCACTGCCCCTTTCTCAGAGGACAGGGACGGATTAAAAGAGAAGATACTGACAGCCAATACCATGGAGGAGGCCGCGGGAATCCTTAAAAGCTTAGGGATTTTAGAGCCTGTTATGAAAGAGGTGGTGGACAGGATCCAGGGATATATGACTCTCTGGTCAGGAGGGAGAAAGGTGGAAGTGGTGACATTTTCCACGATGTACGGTATACTGGGAATGAGCCGGGGAGCAATGGAGCTTATCGGCTTGTTTTCCGGTACAGAGTCCGGACGGAAAGAACAGGAGGAATAA
- a CDS encoding small, acid-soluble spore protein, alpha/beta type, which produces MSKGKRNEPFDPRNMKPEEVLKFEIASELGLGDKVIENGWRSLSAKESGRIGGLITKRKRELKNEALLKGEEV; this is translated from the coding sequence ATGTCAAAGGGAAAGAGAAACGAACCATTTGATCCTCGTAATATGAAGCCGGAGGAAGTACTTAAATTTGAAATTGCATCAGAGCTTGGCCTTGGAGATAAGGTAATAGAGAACGGCTGGCGCAGTCTGAGTGCAAAGGAAAGCGGCCGTATCGGAGGCCTGATTACAAAAAGAAAAAGAGAATTGAAAAACGAAGCTCTGTTAAAGGGTGAAGAAGTATAG
- a CDS encoding PspC domain-containing protein, producing the protein MEDNQKKLYRSDTDKMLCGVCGGIAEYFNVDSTLIRLLWAVLACTGTGIVAYFIAAIIIPRR; encoded by the coding sequence ATGGAAGACAATCAGAAGAAATTATACCGTTCCGATACGGACAAAATGCTTTGCGGGGTATGTGGCGGAATTGCGGAATATTTTAACGTGGATTCTACCCTTATCAGGCTTTTGTGGGCAGTGCTGGCCTGCACAGGCACGGGTATTGTGGCCTATTTCATTGCGGCCATCATCATCCCCAGAAGATAA